In the Salinirubrum litoreum genome, one interval contains:
- the srp19 gene encoding signal recognition particle subunit SRP19, whose product MVENVIWPAYIDAALTRRKGRRVPRDDAVEEPTVEEIAKAVQQVGYDAVVERDKTYPREWEQRGRVLVKGAEDSTKNDLVQAVAAYVAILRD is encoded by the coding sequence ATGGTCGAGAACGTCATCTGGCCCGCGTACATCGACGCGGCGCTGACCCGCCGGAAGGGGCGGCGGGTCCCGAGAGACGACGCGGTGGAAGAACCGACCGTCGAGGAGATCGCGAAGGCGGTCCAGCAGGTCGGCTACGACGCGGTCGTAGAGCGCGACAAGACGTACCCCCGCGAGTGGGAACAGCGCGGGCGTGTGCTGGTGAAGGGTGCCGAGGACTCGACGAAGAACGACCTCGTGCAGGCCGTCGCCGCCTACGTCGCCATCCTCCGCGACTGA
- a CDS encoding H/ACA ribonucleoprotein complex subunit GAR1: protein MHRLGTVSRTAQGLAIVRCDDADHPDIGVEAVDESLSAVGRVVDVFGPVSRPYVAITPDDGVSLPTLVGEKLYAR, encoded by the coding sequence ATGCACCGACTCGGCACCGTCTCCCGGACGGCACAGGGACTCGCGATCGTCCGCTGTGACGACGCGGACCACCCCGACATCGGCGTCGAAGCCGTCGACGAGTCGCTCTCTGCGGTCGGGCGCGTCGTCGACGTGTTCGGCCCCGTCTCCCGCCCGTACGTGGCGATCACGCCCGACGACGGCGTGTCGCTGCCGACCTTGGTCGGCGAGAAACTGTACGCGCGGTGA
- a CDS encoding SRPBCC domain-containing protein has translation MDRHVESTVEIDAPPAVVWRELLDFGSYRDWNPLLRRVRGRPEEGARLRALLSQPGLPPVVILPEVITFDAERELRWRSDSPIPGVLSAEHTFLLTPLDGGDRTRFTQTESFEGVLAAAMPAGLVSQVEQGFGEMNDALKRRVESSVPVAEE, from the coding sequence ATGGATCGGCACGTGGAGTCGACGGTCGAGATCGACGCGCCGCCGGCTGTCGTCTGGCGGGAACTGCTGGACTTCGGGTCGTACCGCGACTGGAACCCGCTTCTGCGCCGGGTACGTGGCCGGCCAGAGGAGGGTGCCCGACTCAGGGCACTGCTCTCACAGCCTGGGCTCCCGCCGGTCGTCATCCTCCCGGAGGTGATCACCTTCGACGCAGAACGGGAACTGCGCTGGCGCTCGGACTCGCCGATTCCGGGCGTGCTGTCGGCCGAACACACGTTCCTGTTGACGCCACTCGACGGCGGGGACAGGACGCGGTTCACCCAGACGGAGTCGTTCGAGGGTGTGCTGGCGGCCGCGATGCCGGCGGGACTCGTCTCGCAGGTCGAACAGGGGTTCGGCGAGATGAACGACGCACTGAAGCGGAGAGTCGAGTCGTCGGTCCCCGTCGCCGAGGAGTAG
- a CDS encoding helix-turn-helix transcriptional regulator, whose product MQRPDPSEVMAVVARRGDVLRALADDGGRKCELDDELDVSRSTIDRAIRELEGLGLVERAEDGYFRTLSGTLALEEYDRFKSRMDGVLEARDVLSPLPSDADVDAAVVDGAEVVLADRHSPLRPARHQVEIVERASHVRAAASAVLPQHVDAYYQGIVERGMHAEIILSTPVMERVVADHDTKFHDSLTTGRVDLRQLDRDLSYSLMVASTPDGPVMGMLVYVQGGIRGFVGNDSQEAVSWARARLDDYWSQASPIPIPVEE is encoded by the coding sequence ATGCAGCGCCCCGATCCCTCCGAAGTGATGGCGGTCGTGGCGCGCCGTGGTGACGTGCTCCGGGCACTCGCGGACGACGGTGGACGCAAGTGTGAACTGGACGACGAACTCGACGTGTCACGGTCGACGATAGACCGCGCGATCCGGGAACTCGAAGGACTCGGGTTGGTCGAACGCGCCGAAGACGGCTACTTCCGAACGTTGTCGGGGACCCTCGCGCTCGAGGAGTACGACCGATTCAAGTCCCGGATGGACGGCGTCCTCGAGGCACGGGACGTCCTCTCGCCGCTCCCGAGCGACGCCGACGTCGACGCCGCGGTCGTGGACGGCGCGGAGGTCGTCCTCGCGGATCGACACTCGCCGCTCAGGCCGGCGCGCCACCAGGTCGAGATCGTCGAGCGTGCGTCGCACGTCCGGGCCGCCGCCAGCGCCGTTCTCCCGCAGCACGTCGACGCCTACTACCAGGGGATCGTCGAACGCGGGATGCACGCCGAGATCATCCTCTCGACGCCGGTGATGGAGCGGGTCGTCGCCGATCACGACACGAAGTTCCACGACTCGCTCACGACCGGGCGTGTCGACCTGCGCCAACTCGACCGGGACCTCTCGTACAGCCTCATGGTCGCGTCGACGCCGGACGGTCCCGTGATGGGGATGCTCGTCTACGTCCAGGGCGGGATCAGAGGCTTCGTCGGCAACGACAGCCAGGAGGCGGTCTCGTGGGCGCGAGCACGCCTGGACGACTACTGGTCGCAGGCGTCCCCCATCCCCATCCCGGTCGAGGAGTAA
- a CDS encoding presenilin family intramembrane aspartyl protease PSH, protein MHRREWGGVAFAVLIFLLVQLGALALVPTFYEQGYQTVEDPTDPTNSLLYIGAILVATVVMLAAFKYNLDRLIRGLIVFTSGLLSWYVFGAVIPPALGGVIGAGPANLLSIALAGGVSVALLLYPEWYVIDTAGVLMGAGAAGLFGISFGLLPAIVLLTVLAVYDAISVYGTEHMLDLAEGVMNLKIPVVLVVPLTLSYSLLDEDFSQTPAVEGDDEDAPGGTDAGATESGGAAPEADGGESVADERDDPAVNVGGDGEFELGEGRVDPDDTDEPDRDAFFIGLGDAVMPTVMVASAAFFSPADPLGTGLLSVLNLPALLSMVGTFLGLLILLRMVFAGRAHAGLPLLNGGAITGYLLGSLATGVPILTALGL, encoded by the coding sequence ATGCATCGACGCGAGTGGGGTGGCGTCGCGTTCGCCGTCCTGATCTTCCTCCTCGTCCAACTGGGCGCGCTGGCACTGGTGCCGACGTTCTACGAGCAGGGGTACCAGACCGTCGAGGACCCGACCGACCCGACGAACAGTCTGCTGTACATCGGGGCGATTCTCGTGGCGACCGTCGTCATGCTCGCCGCGTTCAAGTACAATCTCGACCGACTGATCCGAGGCCTGATCGTCTTCACCTCCGGACTGCTGTCGTGGTACGTCTTCGGTGCGGTGATCCCGCCCGCGCTGGGGGGTGTGATCGGTGCCGGCCCCGCGAACCTGCTGTCTATCGCGCTGGCCGGCGGGGTCTCGGTCGCGCTCCTGCTCTACCCGGAGTGGTACGTCATCGACACCGCCGGAGTGTTGATGGGTGCCGGCGCGGCGGGCCTGTTCGGCATCAGCTTCGGCCTGCTCCCGGCGATCGTCCTCCTGACGGTGCTCGCGGTGTACGACGCGATCAGCGTCTACGGCACCGAGCACATGCTGGACCTCGCCGAGGGCGTGATGAACCTCAAGATCCCCGTGGTGCTGGTCGTCCCACTGACTCTCTCGTACTCCCTCCTTGACGAGGACTTCTCGCAGACGCCCGCCGTAGAGGGTGACGACGAGGACGCCCCCGGCGGCACGGACGCCGGTGCCACCGAGTCGGGAGGGGCCGCGCCGGAGGCCGACGGCGGCGAGTCGGTGGCCGACGAGCGCGACGACCCGGCGGTGAACGTCGGCGGCGACGGCGAGTTCGAGTTGGGCGAGGGGCGCGTCGACCCCGACGACACCGACGAACCGGACCGCGACGCCTTCTTCATCGGACTGGGTGACGCGGTGATGCCGACGGTGATGGTCGCCAGCGCCGCGTTCTTCTCACCCGCCGATCCGCTCGGCACCGGCCTCCTCTCGGTGCTGAACCTCCCCGCGCTGTTGTCGATGGTCGGCACCTTCCTCGGCCTGCTGATCCTGCTCAGGATGGTGTTCGCGGGACGCGCTCACGCCGGACTCCCACTGCTGAACGGCGGGGCCATCACCGGCTACCTCCTCGGGTCGCTCGCGACCGGAGTGCCGATCCTCACCGCGCTGGGACTCTGA
- a CDS encoding pyridoxal phosphate-dependent aminotransferase: MFPAMPYLRWIDGRPATATYDLGSSDLRPDTPTDGVVPRPLAGYEDPPTDASLREQLAAAYGVTPEEVLVTAGATHANFLAEVTALSLTDGDDSDDVSETTAEGADSSTDSEPQVLVEKPGYQPLTATAASLGANVNRFLRPPDDDYRLSPTRVENAVTDEFALVTVTNRHNPSGRLTTRETLTAVARVAADAGGFLLVDEVYAPYVGTAGTTGDTAGDPQSATDGTATARTAFGGVTAAGLPNTVTTGSLTKFYGLGGLRIGWLIAPTRFVARARTVATHVPAVAEPSRVLARRALHHEERLAERQRALLAENHDRLSSFVADRGDLSGTVHAGSSFALLAHESADGDTVAERAWDEGLLVVPGRFFDRTESFRLSLGRDAEEVAGGLRVLGDVLDAV, encoded by the coding sequence ATGTTCCCTGCGATGCCGTATCTCCGGTGGATCGACGGCCGGCCAGCGACGGCCACCTACGATCTCGGCTCCAGCGACCTGCGACCGGACACTCCGACGGACGGCGTCGTCCCGCGACCACTCGCCGGCTACGAGGACCCGCCGACCGACGCGTCACTCCGAGAGCAACTCGCGGCGGCGTACGGCGTCACCCCCGAGGAGGTGCTGGTCACGGCCGGTGCGACACACGCCAACTTCCTCGCGGAGGTGACGGCGCTGAGTCTCACCGACGGCGACGACTCTGACGACGTGAGCGAGACGACAGCCGAGGGAGCCGACTCCTCCACCGACAGCGAGCCACAGGTGCTCGTCGAGAAGCCGGGCTACCAGCCACTGACTGCGACGGCGGCGTCACTCGGAGCGAACGTGAATCGGTTTCTCCGCCCGCCAGACGACGACTACCGACTCTCGCCGACGCGCGTCGAGAACGCGGTCACAGACGAGTTCGCGCTGGTGACGGTGACGAACCGCCACAACCCCTCGGGGCGACTGACGACTCGGGAGACCCTCACAGCGGTCGCTCGTGTCGCGGCCGACGCCGGCGGCTTCCTCCTCGTGGACGAGGTGTACGCACCCTACGTCGGGACCGCAGGCACCACTGGCGACACCGCCGGTGACCCGCAGTCGGCGACAGACGGGACGGCGACGGCTCGGACCGCCTTCGGCGGCGTGACGGCCGCGGGCCTCCCGAATACCGTGACGACAGGCTCACTCACGAAGTTCTACGGTCTCGGCGGGCTTCGGATCGGCTGGCTGATCGCCCCGACACGGTTCGTCGCACGCGCCCGGACGGTCGCCACTCACGTTCCGGCGGTCGCCGAACCGAGTCGCGTGCTGGCCCGTCGGGCGCTCCACCACGAGGAGCGACTCGCCGAACGGCAACGCGCCCTGCTCGCCGAGAACCACGACCGACTCTCCTCGTTCGTCGCCGACCGCGGCGACCTCTCCGGGACGGTCCACGCCGGGAGCAGTTTCGCCCTGCTGGCTCACGAGTCGGCCGACGGCGACACCGTGGCCGAGCGAGCGTGGGACGAAGGGCTGTTGGTCGTGCCGGGGCGGTTCTTCGACCGCACCGAGTCGTTCCGGCTCTCGCTCGGCCGCGACGCCGAGGAGGTCGCCGGGGGGTTGCGCGTCCTCGGTGACGTGTTGGACGCGGTCTGA
- a CDS encoding GIY-YIG nuclease family protein: protein MTGDDRVAETTGDRGTYTLLLVRDTPGEITAGALGAYHLPAGAYAYVGSALGTGGFARVDRHRRVAAGDHDTRHWHVDYLTGDSATELASVVTTGGVDAECRIADGIDRRLSALTPKAATAPAVEPIADFGASDCDCRTHLFGHDSLGELETVVEEVHGTVRR from the coding sequence GTGACAGGCGACGACCGAGTCGCGGAGACGACCGGCGACCGCGGGACCTACACCCTCCTCCTCGTCCGCGATACACCCGGCGAGATCACGGCCGGCGCACTCGGAGCGTACCACCTGCCGGCCGGTGCCTACGCCTACGTCGGGAGCGCACTCGGCACCGGCGGGTTCGCGCGTGTCGACCGCCACCGCCGAGTCGCGGCCGGCGACCACGACACCCGCCACTGGCACGTCGACTACCTGACGGGCGACTCGGCGACCGAACTCGCGTCGGTCGTCACGACCGGCGGTGTCGACGCGGAGTGTCGGATCGCGGACGGGATCGACCGACGACTCTCGGCGCTCACGCCGAAAGCAGCGACAGCGCCGGCAGTGGAACCGATCGCCGACTTCGGTGCGTCGGACTGTGACTGTCGGACGCACCTGTTCGGCCACGACTCGCTCGGCGAACTGGAGACGGTCGTCGAGGAGGTACACGGTACGGTCCGCAGGTAG
- a CDS encoding ABC transporter ATP-binding protein: MTAIRADGVAKSYGDVQALTDLSLSVERGDLFGVLGPNGAGKTTTMEILTGQLDPDTGSVEVLGTDPTTDPVEVRRQIGILPEQESPPSFLTPREYFSFVGRVRDVPDATVESRVAEWADRLSFRAKLDTLCSDLSRGQQQKVMITAAFLHEPEAVFIDEPLANLDPIVQETVKEFFESYRADGNALFLSTHHIEVAESICTRVAIVADGRVQRERRPAELGEGSLLDEFLANIR, translated from the coding sequence GTGACCGCGATCCGGGCAGACGGCGTGGCGAAGTCGTACGGCGACGTGCAGGCACTCACCGACCTGTCGCTGTCGGTCGAGCGCGGCGACCTGTTCGGCGTCCTCGGCCCGAACGGGGCCGGGAAGACGACCACGATGGAGATTCTCACCGGACAACTCGACCCCGACACGGGAAGCGTCGAGGTTCTCGGAACCGACCCGACGACCGACCCGGTCGAAGTTCGGCGTCAGATCGGCATCCTGCCGGAACAGGAGTCGCCACCGAGTTTTCTGACGCCCCGAGAGTACTTCTCGTTCGTCGGGCGCGTGCGCGACGTGCCGGACGCGACCGTCGAGTCCCGCGTCGCCGAGTGGGCCGACCGACTCTCCTTCCGGGCGAAACTCGACACGCTCTGTTCGGACCTCTCGCGCGGGCAACAACAGAAGGTGATGATCACCGCCGCGTTCCTCCACGAACCCGAGGCCGTCTTCATCGACGAACCGCTGGCGAACCTCGACCCCATCGTGCAGGAGACGGTGAAGGAGTTCTTCGAGTCGTACCGCGCCGACGGGAACGCGCTGTTTCTCTCGACACACCACATCGAGGTCGCCGAGTCGATCTGCACCCGTGTCGCCATCGTCGCCGACGGGCGGGTCCAGCGTGAACGTCGGCCGGCCGAGTTGGGCGAGGGGAGCCTGTTGGACGAGTTCCTCGCCAACATCAGATGA
- a CDS encoding NYN domain-containing protein, with the protein MTDIHPNQRVAVLADAQNLYHSAQSLYSRNIDYSKLLEKGVQGRELTRAIAYVIRADSPEEESFFDALVDIGFETKIKNIKTFGDGSKKADWDVGMSLDAVTLANHVDTVVLCTGDGDFSRLCSHLRHEGVRVEVMGFSESTADELVEAADSFLDLSERSKTFLL; encoded by the coding sequence ATGACCGACATCCACCCCAACCAGCGCGTCGCGGTGCTGGCCGACGCGCAGAACCTCTACCACAGCGCACAGAGTCTCTACTCCAGGAACATCGACTACTCGAAACTGCTGGAGAAGGGCGTGCAGGGCCGGGAACTCACGCGCGCCATCGCATACGTGATCCGGGCCGACTCGCCCGAGGAGGAGAGTTTCTTCGACGCGCTGGTCGACATCGGCTTCGAGACGAAGATCAAGAACATCAAGACGTTCGGCGACGGTTCGAAGAAGGCCGACTGGGACGTGGGGATGAGCCTCGACGCCGTGACGCTCGCCAACCACGTCGACACCGTCGTCCTCTGCACCGGTGACGGCGACTTCTCGCGGCTCTGCTCGCACCTGCGTCACGAGGGCGTCCGCGTCGAGGTGATGGGTTTCTCGGAGTCGACCGCGGACGAACTGGTCGAGGCCGCCGACTCCTTCCTCGACCTCTCGGAGCGGTCGAAGACGTTCCTGCTGTGA
- a CDS encoding HAD family hydrolase, producing MERYDLLYRLYDDFDTETLRAYQDFVDVFPPVDSRVALDHWQEANEELDERKQEIRDSFASGATFCEVAAKASRDQAFTALDLLSKYDREVNALVLDVDETLRSAGNTDNEIPRETLHVLTEFHEAGVPIVICTGQTLENVKGFMIQGLGNELVHSGTFSIVYEAGTGVFTPGHGSRTKQLLYERLDEEIRSVFDEIRSRVLPDAPDDLRRGVHLQGNEFNVTLKPNFDIGSPDAERVIDRGLVYLLDLLGEAVTDDDRGTEWARAYYADADPEIRTVLEQEGEYPDVDPDEVPGDLAEVFDRIDVAYYHADAAEIGSLELNKVAGVEAALDVLEVDDPFVTVMGDSKSDLRVMEWAESNGTGIAAAPDHASEDVLDHVMATDELVFDRGASAEMLRTVYVLNLLASLG from the coding sequence ATGGAGCGGTACGACCTTCTCTATCGACTCTACGACGACTTCGACACGGAGACACTGCGGGCCTACCAGGACTTCGTGGACGTGTTCCCGCCGGTGGACTCCCGCGTCGCACTCGACCACTGGCAGGAGGCCAACGAGGAACTGGACGAGCGAAAACAGGAGATACGCGACTCCTTCGCGTCGGGCGCGACGTTCTGTGAGGTCGCCGCGAAGGCCTCCCGCGATCAGGCGTTCACGGCGCTGGATCTGCTCTCGAAGTACGACCGCGAGGTGAACGCACTCGTGTTGGACGTCGACGAGACCCTGCGCTCGGCCGGCAACACGGACAACGAGATCCCCCGCGAGACACTCCACGTCCTGACCGAGTTCCACGAGGCCGGGGTCCCCATCGTCATCTGTACCGGCCAGACCCTGGAGAACGTGAAGGGGTTCATGATCCAGGGTCTCGGCAACGAACTCGTCCACTCCGGCACCTTCTCTATCGTCTACGAGGCCGGGACCGGCGTCTTCACGCCGGGACACGGCTCCCGGACGAAACAACTGCTGTACGAGCGACTCGACGAGGAGATCAGGTCCGTCTTCGACGAGATCCGGAGTCGCGTCCTCCCGGACGCGCCCGACGACCTCCGGCGCGGCGTCCACCTGCAGGGCAACGAGTTCAACGTCACCCTGAAGCCGAACTTCGACATCGGGTCGCCGGACGCCGAACGAGTCATCGACCGAGGGCTGGTCTACCTGCTCGATCTCCTCGGCGAGGCGGTGACCGACGACGACCGCGGGACCGAGTGGGCGCGGGCGTACTACGCCGACGCCGACCCGGAGATACGGACCGTCCTCGAACAGGAGGGCGAGTACCCCGACGTGGACCCCGACGAGGTGCCCGGGGACCTCGCCGAGGTCTTCGACCGAATCGACGTGGCGTACTACCACGCCGACGCCGCCGAGATCGGATCGCTCGAACTGAACAAGGTCGCCGGCGTCGAGGCCGCACTCGACGTTCTGGAGGTCGACGACCCCTTCGTCACGGTGATGGGCGACAGCAAGTCCGATCTCCGCGTGATGGAGTGGGCCGAATCGAACGGGACCGGCATCGCCGCCGCGCCGGACCACGCCTCAGAGGACGTACTCGACCACGTGATGGCGACCGACGAACTCGTCTTCGACCGGGGCGCGTCCGCCGAGATGCTCCGGACGGTGTACGTCCTGAACCTGCTGGCGAGTCTCGGCTGA
- a CDS encoding DCC1-like thiol-disulfide oxidoreductase family protein encodes MDDYDAVLIYDGECPYCSVAARALKKLDDVAAISWYEDTAQQVLEAQFGETPFAMVLVDRRLNRVYAGRSAAKELADRAGMPGIVGSLVRDNYETIADVVGKASGRGRDPDDYHDEYPLADGVRELFDALVSASEERPEALTG; translated from the coding sequence ATGGACGACTACGACGCCGTGCTGATCTACGACGGGGAGTGTCCCTACTGTTCGGTCGCGGCGCGCGCGCTAAAGAAACTGGACGACGTGGCCGCCATCTCGTGGTACGAGGACACCGCCCAGCAGGTACTCGAAGCGCAGTTCGGCGAGACCCCCTTCGCCATGGTGCTCGTGGACCGCCGGCTGAACCGGGTGTACGCCGGCCGCTCGGCCGCGAAGGAACTCGCCGACCGCGCCGGGATGCCGGGCATCGTCGGCTCGCTCGTCCGGGACAACTACGAGACCATCGCGGACGTGGTCGGGAAAGCCAGCGGTCGCGGCCGGGACCCGGACGACTACCACGACGAGTACCCGCTGGCCGACGGCGTCCGGGAGTTGTTCGACGCCCTCGTCTCTGCCAGCGAGGAGCGGCCCGAAGCGCTGACCGGCTGA
- a CDS encoding NAD-dependent epimerase/dehydratase family protein, whose protein sequence is METALVIGGTRFIGRHVVEDLRDHGYDVTIFNRGNHDNPFADEDVTHIQGDRTDTTDLKTAALSAKPDLVVDCVAYKPGEVETAVEVFADVDAYVYISSGSAYGTEEIPKRENDTELCDCTPEQATDDSPESYGARKAEGDRIIAQAAEDGVNAMSVRPCIVYGPYDYTERLDYWLDRVEHHDRVLVPGDGTNIWHRAYAEDVASALRVVGEEGEAGEAYNVGDRRLVTLEEMLEVIAEAMDTEVEVVHAGERELAAAGLAPTDFILYREYPHVLDTAKLADLGWESTPVPEAMARTVAEHRESDRDGSEHDPGREAEERVLGVLDTI, encoded by the coding sequence ATGGAGACTGCACTCGTCATCGGCGGCACGCGCTTCATCGGGCGCCACGTCGTCGAGGACCTCCGCGACCACGGCTACGACGTGACCATCTTCAACCGGGGCAACCACGACAACCCCTTCGCCGACGAGGACGTGACCCACATCCAGGGCGACCGCACCGACACGACCGACCTCAAGACCGCCGCGCTCTCCGCGAAACCGGACCTCGTCGTCGACTGCGTGGCCTACAAACCCGGCGAGGTCGAGACCGCCGTGGAGGTCTTCGCCGACGTCGACGCCTACGTCTACATCTCCTCCGGGTCCGCGTACGGCACCGAGGAGATCCCCAAGCGCGAGAACGACACCGAACTCTGCGACTGTACGCCCGAACAGGCGACCGACGACTCCCCGGAGAGTTACGGGGCTCGAAAGGCCGAGGGCGACCGCATCATCGCGCAGGCCGCCGAAGACGGCGTGAACGCGATGTCCGTCCGGCCGTGTATCGTCTACGGGCCGTACGACTACACCGAGCGACTCGACTACTGGCTGGACCGCGTCGAGCACCACGACCGCGTGCTCGTCCCCGGCGACGGCACGAACATCTGGCACCGGGCCTACGCCGAGGACGTGGCGAGTGCCCTGCGTGTCGTCGGCGAGGAGGGCGAGGCCGGCGAGGCCTACAACGTCGGCGACCGACGGCTCGTCACGCTCGAAGAGATGCTGGAGGTGATCGCCGAGGCGATGGACACCGAAGTCGAGGTCGTCCACGCCGGGGAACGCGAACTCGCCGCCGCCGGACTGGCACCGACCGACTTCATCCTCTACCGGGAGTACCCACACGTCCTCGACACCGCGAAACTCGCCGATCTGGGCTGGGAGTCCACGCCAGTTCCGGAGGCGATGGCTCGCACCGTCGCCGAACACCGCGAGTCGGATCGTGACGGGTCGGAACACGACCCCGGCCGCGAGGCGGAGGAGCGCGTGCTCGGGGTTCTCGACACGATCTGA